From one Sorangium aterium genomic stretch:
- a CDS encoding helix-turn-helix domain-containing protein → MLVARRIQALRLLDKGWTITQAAEATGTYRRGVRRVANRFLEGGVEHALSEEPRRRRSKQLDSAQTAALIAMVCGPPPEGRARWTIALIADEVERRKIVRSVSRETIRRALADQDIKPWREKNVVRSEDRRAVRRADEGRAGAVRPAPRPERAGRSAR, encoded by the coding sequence ATGCTCGTCGCACGGCGAATCCAGGCGCTACGCCTGCTTGACAAAGGCTGGACGATCACGCAGGCAGCGGAAGCGACGGGTACATACCGCCGTGGAGTGCGGCGTGTAGCCAACCGCTTCCTGGAAGGCGGCGTCGAGCACGCGCTGAGCGAGGAGCCCCGGCGGCGCCGCTCCAAGCAGCTCGACAGCGCGCAGACTGCTGCGCTCATAGCGATGGTCTGCGGTCCGCCGCCTGAGGGGCGGGCGCGATGGACCATCGCCTTGATTGCCGACGAAGTTGAGCGCAGAAAAATCGTTCGCTCGGTCAGCCGGGAGACCATCCGCAGAGCCCTCGCCGACCAGGACATCAAGCCCTGGCGGGAAAAAAATGTGGTGCGTTCCGAAGATCGACGAGCCGTTCGTCGAGCGGATGAAGGACGTGCTGGAGCTGTACGCCCGGCCCCACGACCCGAGCGAGCCGGTCGTAGCGCTCGATGA
- a CDS encoding right-handed parallel beta-helix repeat-containing protein yields the protein MVNFRECIVRWPLAVAWTWALVTALVVMGCGDQVDADGKACAAREVAREDGTCERQRCGPEEIALETGACQPAGLPPDMPCPPGELALESGECQPAGVPPEACGTGFAGDGNGGCEAILPEDECPEGQMAIPEETRCHEVAPCGDGPWGDIPVEPNTQFVDQAYAGGDSDGTMTKPWTTIQRGIDEAVDGAIVAVTDGSYAEDVEIAGKAVRLRGRCPGLVEIRGLAPSAQAILVDGTAATGTEIRSLAVTGEGVGLFMAGVRDVTIEQVWVHGTGSLGIAAVKALRGHTSMVLKGSLVEQNRDIGVIVSGSDATIESTVVRATQPSADGAFGWGIGIQDDRGRGARTGVTVRASLVEQNHEVGVYVFGSDATIESTVVRATQPNADGTHGRGIEVQADPDTGERASVTVRACVIEQNHEVSVYISGSDATIESTVVRATQPSADGTGGWGISVQDDPDTGERAGMTVRACVVEQNHDVGVIVFGADATIESTVVRATQPSAADGLEGRGIDVHSGVGTDKRASVTVRACLVEQNHVVGVLVSGSDATIESTVVRATQPRADGTRGGGIGVQDSRGAGERARVSVRACLIEQNREVGVFVYGSDVTIDATIVRTTKARDNNTFGDGIMIENGTASIQNSTIANNARAGVANFGSEVTILGTILACNAVDLNGETDDGSGASFDGSSGWQCTRPGTEDCAETDDRCDVETANLEPPPRVEPLPPLPQP from the coding sequence ATGGTGAATTTTCGAGAATGCATCGTCCGATGGCCCCTCGCAGTGGCCTGGACGTGGGCGCTCGTCACCGCGCTCGTGGTGATGGGCTGTGGTGATCAGGTGGACGCGGATGGGAAGGCGTGCGCGGCCCGCGAGGTGGCGCGGGAGGATGGGACCTGCGAGCGGCAACGGTGCGGCCCGGAGGAGATCGCCTTGGAGACGGGCGCGTGTCAGCCGGCGGGGCTTCCGCCGGACATGCCGTGCCCGCCTGGTGAGCTAGCGCTGGAGAGCGGCGAATGCCAGCCGGCAGGGGTGCCGCCTGAGGCGTGCGGAACGGGGTTCGCCGGCGATGGCAACGGCGGTTGCGAGGCGATCCTCCCGGAAGACGAGTGTCCCGAGGGGCAGATGGCCATCCCCGAGGAAACGCGCTGCCATGAGGTCGCCCCCTGCGGCGATGGGCCTTGGGGCGACATTCCGGTCGAGCCGAACACCCAGTTTGTCGACCAGGCCTATGCGGGCGGCGATAGCGACGGGACGATGACGAAACCGTGGACGACGATCCAGAGGGGGATCGACGAAGCGGTGGACGGTGCCATCGTCGCGGTGACGGACGGGTCCTATGCCGAAGACGTGGAGATCGCGGGCAAGGCGGTGCGCCTGAGGGGACGATGTCCTGGGTTGGTGGAGATCCGAGGGCTGGCGCCGAGTGCCCAGGCCATTCTGGTGGACGGAACCGCCGCGACGGGGACCGAGATCCGAAGCCTTGCCGTGACCGGTGAGGGCGTCGGATTGTTCATGGCGGGTGTGCGCGACGTCACGATCGAGCAGGTGTGGGTGCACGGCACAGGGTCTTTGGGGATCGCTGCCGTAAAAGCGCTGCGTGGCCACACGAGCATGGTGCTGAAGGGCTCCCTCGTTGAGCAGAACCGTGACATAGGCGTGATTGTCTCTGGTTCGGACGCGACCATCGAATCCACCGTGGTTCGCGCCACCCAGCCGAGCGCAGATGGTGCGTTCGGATGGGGCATCGGCATCCAGGATGACCGTGGCAGAGGCGCGCGCACGGGCGTGACCGTTCGCGCCAGCCTCGTCGAGCAAAACCATGAGGTGGGCGTGTATGTCTTTGGCTCGGACGCGACCATCGAATCCACCGTCGTCCGCGCCACCCAGCCGAACGCAGATGGGACGCACGGACGGGGCATCGAGGTCCAAGCTGACCCTGACACAGGCGAGCGCGCGAGCGTGACCGTCCGAGCTTGCGTCATCGAGCAGAACCATGAGGTGAGCGTGTATATCTCTGGCTCGGACGCGACGATCGAATCCACCGTGGTCCGCGCCACCCAGCCGAGCGCAGATGGAACGGGAGGATGGGGTATCTCCGTCCAGGATGACCCTGACACAGGCGAGCGCGCGGGCATGACCGTCCGAGCTTGCGTCGTTGAGCAGAACCACGACGTGGGCGTGATTGTCTTTGGCGCGGATGCGACGATCGAATCCACCGTGGTCCGCGCCACCCAGCCGAGCGCAGCAGATGGGCTTGAAGGGCGGGGCATCGATGTCCACTCTGGCGTTGGCACAGACAAGCGCGCGAGCGTGACCGTCCGCGCCTGCCTCGTTGAGCAGAACCATGTGGTGGGCGTATTGGTCAGTGGCTCAGATGCGACGATCGAGTCCACCGTGGTCCGCGCCACCCAGCCGCGCGCAGATGGGACGAGAGGGGGAGGCATTGGCGTCCAGGATAGCCGTGGCGCAGGCGAGCGCGCGCGCGTGAGCGTCCGCGCCTGCCTGATTGAGCAGAACCGTGAGGTGGGCGTGTTCGTCTATGGCTCGGACGTGACGATCGATGCCACCATCGTGCGCACTACGAAGGCACGCGACAACAACACCTTTGGGGATGGGATTATGATTGAGAACGGCACAGCCTCGATCCAGAACTCCACGATCGCCAACAACGCCCGCGCCGGGGTGGCGAATTTCGGCTCCGAGGTCACGATTCTCGGCACGATCCTCGCCTGCAACGCCGTCGATCTCAACGGCGAGACCGATGACGGATCCGGCGCCTCCTTTGATGGCAGCAGCGGCTGGCAGTGCACCCGTCCCGGCACCGAGGACTGCGCTGAAACCGACGACCGCTGCGATGTGGAAACTGCCAACCTGGAACCCCCGCCCCGGGTGGAGCCGCTCCCGCCGCTCCCGCAGCCTTGA
- a CDS encoding right-handed parallel beta-helix repeat-containing protein yields the protein MVNFRDWIVRWPLAVAWTWALVTALVVMGCGDQVDAAAKACAPGEAAREDGTCEPRPCSPGENTLETGVCQPAGLPPDMSCPPGELALESSECHPAGVPPDMPCPPGELALESGECQPAGVPPEACGTGFAGDGNGGCKAILPENGCPEGQMAIPGETSCREVAPCGNEPWGDIPVEANTQFVDQAYAGGDSDGTRTKPWTKIQRGIDEAVDGAIVAVADGSYPEDVEIRGKAVRLWGRCPALVEIRGTDPSAQAIEVDGNAATGTEIRRLAVTGEGAGLFMAGAHDVTIEQVWVHNTGSQAIFAQTATRHRTSMVLKGSLVEQNREIGVIVNGSDATIESTVVRTTQPRADGEFGWGIGVQDDSDTGERASVTVRASLVEQNHDVGVIVIGSDATIESTVVRTTQPSPDGTVGRGIGVQDDPDTGELASVTIRACLVEQNHDEGVFVIGSDAMIEATVVRATQPRADGTAGRGINIENAPDTGERARVTIRACVVEQNHDLGVIVIGSDATIEATVVRATQPSADGTAGRGINVEDDPDRGGRASVTIRACVVEQNHELGVLVAGSNAAIESTVVRATQPQADGTAGRGIGVQAGHDINERASVTIRACVVEQNHDLGVIVSGSDAKIEATVVRATQPQADGTGGWGIGVQKNPRTGERAGVTVRACVVERNHDEGVFVYGSDAAIEATVVRATQPNADREFGRGIVVQNDADTDERASVTVHACVVEQNHDVGVLVVGSDATIEATVVRATQLNADGEWGSGIVVQAGRNTSGRAGVTVRACVVEQNHDVGVLVVGSEATIEATVVRATQPSADGTGGKGIGVEGILDRGERGSVTIRASLVEQNHEVGVVVIDSDATIEATIVRTTTARHNNTFGDGIVTILGTATIQNATITNNPRAGIANFGSEVTILATTLACNAFDLNGENVGGSRASFDGSSGWRCTRRGAEDCVETDDRCHVETANLEPPPPVEQLPPFPPLPPP from the coding sequence ATGGTGAACTTTCGAGACTGGATCGTCCGATGGCCCCTCGCGGTGGCCTGGACGTGGGCGCTCGTCACCGCGCTCGTGGTGATGGGCTGTGGTGATCAGGTGGACGCAGCGGCGAAGGCGTGCGCGCCCGGCGAGGCGGCGCGGGAGGATGGGACCTGCGAGCCGAGGCCGTGCAGCCCAGGGGAGAACACGCTGGAGACGGGTGTATGTCAGCCGGCGGGGCTTCCGCCGGATATGTCGTGCCCGCCGGGCGAGCTTGCGCTGGAGAGCAGCGAATGCCACCCGGCTGGGGTTCCGCCGGACATGCCGTGCCCGCCTGGTGAGCTTGCGCTGGAGAGCGGCGAATGCCAGCCGGCGGGGGTGCCGCCTGAGGCGTGTGGAACGGGGTTCGCCGGCGATGGCAACGGCGGCTGTAAGGCGATCCTCCCGGAAAACGGGTGTCCCGAGGGACAAATGGCTATCCCTGGGGAAACGAGCTGCCGTGAGGTCGCCCCCTGCGGCAATGAGCCGTGGGGCGACATTCCGGTCGAGGCGAACACCCAGTTCGTCGACCAGGCCTATGCGGGCGGCGACAGCGACGGGACGAGGACGAAGCCGTGGACGAAGATCCAGAGGGGGATCGACGAAGCGGTGGACGGGGCCATCGTCGCGGTGGCGGACGGCTCCTACCCCGAAGACGTGGAGATCCGGGGCAAGGCGGTGCGCCTGTGGGGACGATGTCCTGCGTTGGTGGAGATCCGAGGGACGGACCCGAGTGCCCAGGCCATTGAGGTGGACGGAAACGCCGCGACTGGGACCGAGATCCGACGCCTTGCCGTGACCGGTGAGGGCGCCGGACTGTTCATGGCGGGTGCGCATGACGTCACGATCGAGCAGGTGTGGGTGCACAACACAGGGTCTCAGGCGATATTTGCCCAAACAGCGACGCGTCACCGGACGAGCATGGTGCTGAAGGGCTCCCTCGTTGAGCAGAACCGTGAGATAGGCGTGATCGTAAATGGCTCGGACGCGACGATCGAATCCACCGTGGTCCGCACCACCCAGCCGAGAGCAGATGGGGAGTTCGGATGGGGCATCGGCGTCCAAGATGACTCTGACACAGGCGAGCGCGCGAGCGTGACAGTCCGCGCAAGCCTCGTCGAGCAGAACCATGACGTGGGCGTGATCGTAATTGGCTCGGACGCGACGATCGAATCCACCGTGGTCCGCACCACCCAGCCGAGTCCAGATGGAACGGTAGGGCGGGGCATCGGCGTCCAGGATGACCCTGACACAGGCGAGCTCGCGAGCGTGACCATCCGCGCCTGCCTCGTCGAGCAGAACCATGACGAGGGCGTGTTCGTAATTGGCTCGGACGCGATGATCGAGGCCACCGTGGTCCGCGCAACCCAGCCGCGCGCAGATGGAACGGCAGGGCGGGGCATCAACATCGAGAATGCCCCTGACACAGGCGAGCGCGCGCGCGTGACCATCCGCGCCTGCGTCGTCGAGCAGAACCATGACTTGGGCGTGATCGTAATTGGCTCAGACGCGACGATCGAAGCCACCGTGGTCCGCGCCACCCAGCCGAGCGCAGATGGGACGGCAGGGCGGGGCATCAACGTCGAGGATGACCCTGACAGAGGCGGGCGCGCGAGCGTGACCATCCGCGCCTGCGTCGTCGAGCAGAACCATGAGCTGGGCGTGTTGGTCGCTGGCTCGAACGCGGCGATCGAATCCACCGTGGTTCGCGCCACCCAGCCCCAAGCAGATGGGACAGCGGGGCGGGGCATCGGTGTCCAGGCTGGCCATGACATCAACGAGCGCGCGAGCGTGACCATCCGCGCCTGCGTCGTCGAGCAGAACCATGATCTGGGCGTGATCGTCTCTGGATCGGACGCGAAGATCGAAGCCACCGTGGTCCGCGCCACCCAGCCCCAAGCAGATGGGACGGGAGGATGGGGTATCGGCGTCCAGAAAAACCCTCGCACAGGCGAGCGCGCGGGCGTGACCGTTCGCGCCTGCGTCGTCGAGCGGAACCATGACGAGGGCGTGTTCGTCTATGGCTCGGACGCGGCGATTGAGGCCACCGTGGTTCGCGCCACCCAGCCGAACGCAGATCGGGAGTTCGGAAGGGGCATCGTGGTCCAGAATGATGCTGACACAGACGAGCGCGCGAGCGTGACCGTTCACGCCTGCGTCGTCGAGCAGAACCATGACGTGGGCGTGTTGGTCGTTGGCTCGGACGCGACGATCGAGGCCACCGTGGTCCGCGCCACCCAGCTGAACGCAGATGGGGAATGGGGAAGCGGCATCGTGGTCCAGGCTGGCCGTAACACAAGCGGGCGCGCGGGCGTGACCGTTCGCGCCTGCGTCGTCGAGCAGAACCATGACGTGGGCGTGTTGGTCGTTGGCTCGGAGGCGACGATCGAGGCCACCGTGGTCCGTGCCACCCAGCCGAGCGCGGATGGAACGGGAGGGAAGGGCATCGGCGTCGAGGGTATCCTTGACAGAGGTGAGCGCGGGAGCGTGACCATTCGCGCCAGCCTCGTTGAGCAGAACCATGAGGTCGGCGTGGTCGTAATTGACTCGGATGCGACGATCGAGGCCACCATCGTGCGCACCACGACGGCACGCCACAACAACACCTTTGGGGATGGGATTGTGACAATTCTCGGTACGGCCACAATCCAAAATGCGACGATCACCAACAACCCCCGCGCCGGGATCGCAAATTTTGGCTCCGAGGTCACAATTCTCGCCACGACCCTCGCCTGCAACGCCTTCGATCTCAACGGCGAGAACGTTGGCGGATCCCGCGCCTCCTTCGATGGCAGCAGCGGCTGGCGGTGTACCCGCCGCGGCGCCGAGGACTGTGTCGAGACCGACGACCGCTGCCATGTGGAGACTGCCAATCTGGAACCCCCGCCGCCGGTAGAGCAGCTCCCGCCGTTCCCGCCGCTCCCACCGCCTTGA
- a CDS encoding right-handed parallel beta-helix repeat-containing protein has protein sequence MTTLVVMGCGDQADAAAKECAPGEVAREDGACERKPCGPEEITPETGACQPVGLPPDMPCPPGELALETGECQPAGLPPDMPCPPGELALETGECQPAGVPPEACGTAFASDGNSGCKAILPEDECPEGQMAIPGETSCREVAPCGDGPWATIPIETNTKFVDQAYAGGDSDGTMTKPWTTIQEAIDDAVDGAIVAVTDGSYAENVKIQSKAVRLRGRCPGLVEIRGTDPSADAILVDGDAATGTEIRSLAVTGEGAGLRVSGARDVTIEQVWVHDTGDLGIAAKKGTHGQTSMALRGSLVEQSRVAGVLVSGSDATIESTVVRATQPSADGEFGWGIAVQDARGRGARASAVVRACLVEHNHEMGVFVGGSDATIESTVVRATQPRADGPVDCGIGVQDDVDTGERASVTVRASLVEQNHDVGVFVVGSDATIEATVVRATQPRADGAGGWGIGVQVAADTGERASVTVRASLVEQNHDVGVLVGGSDATIEATVVRATQPSADGMGGRGIRVQVDADTRERANVTVRASLVEQNHEVGVFIRGSEATIEATVVRATHPRTDGTGGWGIEVQVDANRRERASVIVRASLVEQNHEMGVFVEGSDATFEAIVVRATQLNADGMAGRGIGVQDDVNTGERARVTVRASLVEQNHEGGVYVEGSDATIEATVVRATQPNVDGTHGWGISVLADGDTGERARVTVRASLVEKNHEGGVVVIDSDATIEATVVRATQPSADGEFGLGIGVQDDVDTGERASVTVRASLVEQNHDVGVFVVGSDATIEATVVRATQPSADGTGGRGINVQDDVDTGERAVVIVRASLIEQNHEMGVFVGGSDATIDATVVRATQPSADGEFGRGIDVQLHPDTGERARVTVRASLVEQNHEGGVVVFGSDATIETTIVRTTKARDDNTFGDGIAIANGTATIQNATITDNARAGVANFGSEVTILATTLACNGIDLNGETIDGSRASFDGSSGWQCTRHSAEDCTETDDHCNAVSGNLEPPPKVEPLPPLPPS, from the coding sequence GTGACCACGCTGGTGGTGATGGGCTGTGGTGACCAGGCGGACGCGGCCGCGAAAGAGTGCGCGCCCGGCGAGGTGGCGCGGGAGGATGGGGCCTGCGAGCGGAAGCCGTGCGGCCCTGAGGAGATCACCCCGGAAACGGGCGCGTGTCAGCCGGTCGGGCTTCCGCCAGACATGCCGTGCCCACCGGGCGAGCTTGCGCTGGAGACCGGGGAATGCCAGCCGGCGGGGCTTCCGCCGGACATGCCGTGCCCACCGGGCGAGCTTGCGCTGGAGACCGGGGAATGCCAGCCGGCAGGGGTGCCACCTGAGGCGTGCGGAACGGCGTTCGCCAGCGATGGGAACAGCGGTTGCAAGGCGATCCTTCCGGAAGACGAGTGTCCCGAGGGGCAGATGGCCATCCCCGGAGAAACGAGCTGTCGTGAAGTCGCCCCCTGCGGCGATGGCCCGTGGGCCACAATTCCGATCGAGACGAACACCAAGTTCGTTGACCAGGCCTATGCGGGCGGGGACAGCGACGGGACGATGACGAAACCGTGGACGACGATCCAAGAGGCGATCGACGACGCGGTGGACGGTGCCATCGTCGCGGTGACGGACGGCTCCTATGCCGAAAACGTGAAGATCCAGAGCAAGGCGGTGCGCCTGCGGGGACGATGTCCTGGGTTGGTGGAGATCCGAGGGACGGACCCGAGTGCCGACGCCATTCTGGTGGACGGAGACGCCGCGACGGGGACCGAGATCCGAAGCCTTGCCGTGACCGGTGAAGGCGCCGGACTGCGCGTGTCGGGTGCGCGCGACGTCACGATCGAGCAGGTATGGGTGCACGATACGGGGGACCTTGGGATCGCTGCCAAAAAGGGGACACATGGCCAGACGAGCATGGCGCTGCGGGGCTCCCTCGTTGAGCAGAGCCGTGTCGCAGGCGTGCTTGTCTCTGGCTCGGACGCGACGATCGAATCCACCGTCGTCCGCGCCACCCAGCCGAGCGCAGATGGGGAGTTCGGATGGGGCATCGCCGTTCAGGACGCCCGTGGCAGAGGCGCGCGCGCGAGCGCGGTCGTCCGCGCCTGCCTCGTCGAGCACAACCACGAGATGGGTGTGTTCGTCGGCGGCTCGGACGCGACGATCGAATCCACCGTGGTTCGCGCCACCCAGCCGCGCGCAGATGGGCCGGTAGACTGCGGTATCGGCGTCCAGGATGACGTCGACACAGGCGAGCGCGCGAGCGTGACCGTCCGCGCCAGCCTCGTTGAGCAGAACCACGACGTGGGCGTGTTTGTCGTTGGCTCGGACGCGACGATCGAGGCCACCGTGGTCCGCGCCACCCAGCCGCGCGCAGATGGGGCGGGAGGATGGGGTATCGGCGTCCAAGTTGCCGCTGACACAGGCGAGCGCGCGAGCGTGACCGTCCGCGCCAGCCTTGTTGAGCAGAACCACGACGTGGGCGTGTTAGTCGGTGGCTCGGACGCGACGATCGAGGCCACCGTGGTCCGCGCTACCCAGCCGAGCGCAGATGGGATGGGGGGAAGGGGTATCCGCGTCCAGGTTGACGCTGACACACGCGAGCGCGCGAACGTGACCGTCCGCGCCAGCCTCGTTGAGCAAAACCACGAGGTGGGCGTGTTCATCAGGGGCTCAGAAGCGACGATCGAGGCCACCGTGGTCCGCGCCACCCATCCGCGCACAGATGGGACGGGAGGATGGGGTATCGAGGTCCAGGTTGACGCTAACAGACGCGAACGCGCGAGCGTGATTGTCCGCGCCAGCCTCGTTGAGCAAAACCATGAAATGGGCGTGTTTGTCGAAGGCTCGGATGCAACGTTCGAGGCCATCGTGGTCCGCGCCACCCAGCTGAACGCGGATGGGATGGCAGGAAGGGGTATCGGCGTCCAGGATGACGTCAATACAGGCGAGCGCGCGCGTGTGACCGTCCGCGCCAGCCTCGTTGAGCAGAACCATGAGGGGGGCGTGTATGTCGAAGGCTCGGATGCGACGATCGAGGCCACCGTGGTCCGCGCCACTCAGCCGAACGTAGACGGGACGCACGGGTGGGGCATCAGCGTCCTGGCTGACGGTGACACAGGCGAGCGCGCGCGTGTAACCGTCCGCGCCAGCCTCGTTGAGAAGAACCATGAGGGGGGCGTGGTCGTAATTGACTCGGACGCGACGATCGAGGCCACCGTGGTCCGCGCCACCCAGCCGAGCGCAGATGGGGAGTTCGGATTGGGTATCGGCGTCCAGGATGACGTCGATACAGGCGAGCGCGCGAGCGTGACCGTCCGCGCCAGCCTCGTTGAGCAGAACCACGACGTGGGCGTGTTTGTCGTTGGCTCGGACGCGACGATCGAGGCCACCGTGGTCCGCGCCACCCAACCGAGCGCAGATGGGACGGGAGGAAGGGGTATTAACGTCCAGGATGACGTCGATACAGGCGAGCGCGCCGTTGTGATCGTCCGCGCCAGTCTCATTGAGCAGAACCATGAGATGGGTGTGTTCGTCGGCGGCTCGGACGCGACGATCGACGCCACCGTGGTCCGCGCCACCCAACCGAGCGCAGATGGGGAGTTCGGACGGGGCATCGACGTCCAGCTTCACCCTGACACAGGCGAGCGCGCGCGCGTGACCGTCCGCGCCAGCCTCGTTGAGCAGAACCATGAGGGGGGCGTGGTTGTCTTTGGCTCGGACGCGACGATCGAGACCACGATCGTGCGCACCACGAAGGCACGCGACGATAACACCTTTGGGGACGGGATTGCGATAGCGAACGGCACGGCCACGATCCAAAACGCCACGATTACCGACAACGCTCGCGCCGGCGTCGCAAATTTCGGCTCCGAGGTCACGATTCTCGCCACGACCCTCGCCTGCAACGGCATCGATCTCAACGGCGAGACCATTGACGGATCCCGCGCCTCCTTCGATGGCAGCAGCGGCTGGCAGTGCACCCGCCACAGCGCCGAGGACTGCACCGAGACCGACGACCACTGCAATGCGGTGTCTGGCAACCTGGAGCCCCCGCCCAAGGTGGAGCCGCTCCCGCCGCTCCCGCCGTCTTGA
- a CDS encoding transposase — MWCVPKIDEPFVERMKDVLELYARPHDPSEPVVALDERPVVLHDNARPDRPMRPGKPRRIDYEYVRRGTANIFCIVEPKTGRHLTHATEDRTRPSFALAVERIARAYPRACRIHLVLDNLNTHTLASLIKAFGPSGATHLPPVSRFIIRQSTRAG; from the coding sequence ATGTGGTGCGTTCCGAAGATCGACGAGCCGTTCGTCGAGCGGATGAAGGACGTGCTGGAGCTGTACGCCCGGCCCCACGACCCGAGCGAGCCGGTCGTAGCGCTCGATGAGCGCCCAGTCGTCCTGCACGACAACGCAAGGCCCGACAGGCCGATGCGCCCGGGAAAGCCACGTCGCATCGACTACGAGTACGTGCGTCGGGGAACGGCCAACATCTTCTGCATTGTCGAGCCGAAGACCGGGCGCCATCTCACCCATGCGACGGAGGACCGGACGCGTCCGTCCTTCGCCCTCGCCGTCGAGCGTATTGCCCGTGCCTACCCGCGGGCGTGTCGGATTCATCTGGTCCTGGACAACCTCAACACTCACACCCTTGCATCGCTCATCAAGGCCTTCGGGCCAAGCGGGGCCACGCACTTGCCTCCCGTTTCGCGTTTCATCATACGCCAAAGCACGCGAGCTGGCTGA